Proteins from one Acomys russatus chromosome 12, mAcoRus1.1, whole genome shotgun sequence genomic window:
- the Clk1 gene encoding dual specificity protein kinase CLK1 isoform X1, producing the protein MRHSKRTYCPAWDGGDWDYGTWRSSSSHKRTKRSHSGAREHKRCRYDHSKTTDSYYLESRAINEKDYYSRRYVDEYRSDYMGYEPGYHWGDHESRYQNHSSKSSGRSGRSSYKRKHRSHRVTSHRRSHGKSHRRKRTRSVEDDEEGHLICQSGDVLSARYEIVDTLGEGAFGKVVECIDHKMGGRHVAVKIVKNVDRYCEAARSEIQVLEHLNTTDPHSTFRCVQMLEWFEHRGHICIVFELLGLSTYDFIKENSFLPFRMDHIRKMAYQICKSVNFLHSHKLTHTDLKPENILLVKSDYTEAYNPTTKRDERTLIHPDIKVVDFGSATYDDEHHSTLVSTRHYRAPEVILALGWAQPCDVWSIGCILIEYYLGFTVFPTHDSREHLAMMQRILGPLPKHMIQKTRKRKYFHRDQLDWDEHSSAGRYVKRRCKPLKELMLSQDAEHELLFDLIGKMLEYDPARRITLKEALKHPFFYPLKKHT; encoded by the exons ATGAGACATTCAAAGAGAACGTACTGTCCCGCCTGGGATGGAGGAGATTGGGATTATGGAAcatggagaagcagcagcagccataaAAGAACAAAGCGATCACATAGCGGTGCCCGCGAGCATAAGCGCTGCAGATATGATCACTCCAAAACTACTGACAG CTATTACCTGGAAAGCAGAGCCATAAATGAGAAGGATTATTACAGTCGACGCTATGTTGATGAGTACAGGAGTGACTACATGGGCTATGAGCCAGGCTATCACTGGGGAGACCATGAAAGCAGGTACCAGAACCATAGCAGCAAGTCCTCTGGCAGAAGTGGAAGAAGCAGCTACAAAAGGAAACACAGGAGCCACCGCGTCACCTCTCACCGTCGCTCACATGGG AAGAGTCACCGAAGGAAAAGAACCAGGAGTGTAGAGGATGATGAGGAGGGTCACCTGATCTGTCAGAGTGGAGACGTACTAAGTGCAAGAT atGAAATTGTTGATACTTTAGGTGAAGGTGCTTTTGGGAAAGTAGTGGAGTGCATCGATCATAAAAT GGGAGGTAGACATGTAGcagtaaaaatagttaaaaatgtgGATAGATATTGTGAAGCTGCTCGGTCAGAAATACAAGTCTTGGAGCACTTAAATACGACAGACCCCCACAGCACTTT CCGCTGTGTCCAGATGTTGGAGTGGTTTGAGCATCGTGGTCACATTTGCATTGTGTTTGAACTTCTGGGGCTTAGTACTTACGACTTCattaaagaaaatagttttctgcCATTTCGAATGGATCATATCAGGAAGATGGCATATCAAATATGCAAATCTGTAAACT TTCTGCACAGTCATAAGCTGACACACACAGACTTGAAGCCTGAGAACATCTTACTGGTGAAGTCCGACTACACAGAGGCTTACAACCCCACAACG AAACGTGATGAGCGCACATTAATACATCCCGATATTAAAGTTGTAGACTTCGGAAGTGCAACGTACGATGATGAACATCACAGTACATTGGTGTCTACAAGGCATTACAGAGCGCCTGAAGTTATCTTAG CTCTAGGGTGGGCGCAGCCATGTGATGTCTGGAGTATAGGATGTATTCTTATTGAGTATTACCTTGGGTTCACGGTCTTCCCG aCTCATGATAGCAGGGAACATTTAGCAATGATGCAAAGGATTCTTGGACCACTACCAAAGCACATGATACAGAAAACCAG GAAACGTAAATATTTCCATCGTGATCAATTAGATTGGGATGAACACAGCTCTGCTGGCAGATACGTTAAGCGGCGCTGTAAGCCTCTGAAG GAGCTTATGCTATCTCAGGATGCCGAACATGAGCTGCTTTTTGACCTCATTGGGAAAATGTTGGAGTATGATCCAGCCAGAAGAATTACTCTTAAAGAAGCTCTAAAGCATCCTTTCTTTTACCCACTTAAAAAACATACATGA
- the Clk1 gene encoding dual specificity protein kinase CLK1 isoform X2 — protein MGGRHVAVKIVKNVDRYCEAARSEIQVLEHLNTTDPHSTFRCVQMLEWFEHRGHICIVFELLGLSTYDFIKENSFLPFRMDHIRKMAYQICKSVNFLHSHKLTHTDLKPENILLVKSDYTEAYNPTTKRDERTLIHPDIKVVDFGSATYDDEHHSTLVSTRHYRAPEVILALGWAQPCDVWSIGCILIEYYLGFTVFPTHDSREHLAMMQRILGPLPKHMIQKTRKRKYFHRDQLDWDEHSSAGRYVKRRCKPLKELMLSQDAEHELLFDLIGKMLEYDPARRITLKEALKHPFFYPLKKHT, from the exons AT GGGAGGTAGACATGTAGcagtaaaaatagttaaaaatgtgGATAGATATTGTGAAGCTGCTCGGTCAGAAATACAAGTCTTGGAGCACTTAAATACGACAGACCCCCACAGCACTTT CCGCTGTGTCCAGATGTTGGAGTGGTTTGAGCATCGTGGTCACATTTGCATTGTGTTTGAACTTCTGGGGCTTAGTACTTACGACTTCattaaagaaaatagttttctgcCATTTCGAATGGATCATATCAGGAAGATGGCATATCAAATATGCAAATCTGTAAACT TTCTGCACAGTCATAAGCTGACACACACAGACTTGAAGCCTGAGAACATCTTACTGGTGAAGTCCGACTACACAGAGGCTTACAACCCCACAACG AAACGTGATGAGCGCACATTAATACATCCCGATATTAAAGTTGTAGACTTCGGAAGTGCAACGTACGATGATGAACATCACAGTACATTGGTGTCTACAAGGCATTACAGAGCGCCTGAAGTTATCTTAG CTCTAGGGTGGGCGCAGCCATGTGATGTCTGGAGTATAGGATGTATTCTTATTGAGTATTACCTTGGGTTCACGGTCTTCCCG aCTCATGATAGCAGGGAACATTTAGCAATGATGCAAAGGATTCTTGGACCACTACCAAAGCACATGATACAGAAAACCAG GAAACGTAAATATTTCCATCGTGATCAATTAGATTGGGATGAACACAGCTCTGCTGGCAGATACGTTAAGCGGCGCTGTAAGCCTCTGAAG GAGCTTATGCTATCTCAGGATGCCGAACATGAGCTGCTTTTTGACCTCATTGGGAAAATGTTGGAGTATGATCCAGCCAGAAGAATTACTCTTAAAGAAGCTCTAAAGCATCCTTTCTTTTACCCACTTAAAAAACATACATGA
- the Ppil3 gene encoding peptidyl-prolyl cis-trans isomerase-like 3 → MLRWSVTLHTDVGDIKIEVFCERTPKTCENFLALCASNYYNGCIFHRNIKGFMVQTGDPTGTGRGGSSIWGKKLEDEYSEYLKHSVRGVVSMANNGPNTNGSQFFITYGKQPHLDMKYTVFGKVIDGLETLDELEKLPVNEKTYRPLNDVHIKDITIHANPFAQ, encoded by the exons ATGTTGCGTTGG TCTGTGACATTGCATACGGATGTGGGAGATATCAAAATAGAAGTCTTCTGTGAGAGGACACCCAAAACATGTGAG AATTTCTTAGCTCTTTGTGCCAGTAATTACTACAACGGCTGTATATTTCATAGAAATATCAAGGGCTTCATGGTTCAAACGGGAGATCCAACAG GTactggaagaggaggcagcagcatcTGGGGCAAGAAGTTGGAGGATGAGTACAGTGAATATCTGAAG CACAGCGTTAGAGGTGTTGTGTCTATGGCTAATAATGGCCCAAACACCAACGGATCTCAGTTCTTCATCACCTACGGCAAGCAGCCGCACCTGGACATGAAGTACACAGTGTTTGGAAA GGTAATAGATGGTCTGGAGACTTTGGATGAGTTGGAGAAGTTACCAGTGAATGAGAAGACGTACAGACCTCTCAATGACGTACACATTAAGGACATTACTATTCATGCCAACCCATTTGCTCAGTAG